In the genome of Myxococcus stipitatus, one region contains:
- a CDS encoding GNAT family N-acetyltransferase, with the protein MSNETLNLRPIQPQDDAAVAALIRTVMPEFGADGPGFAIHDAEVAAMSAAYASPRHAYFVVERAGRVVGGGGIAPLQGGDPGVCELRKMYFLPEARGQGAGERLLRQCLAFAREAGFQRCYLETLSAMKQAQKLYQRLGFERLSAPLGNTGHFGCNHFYALDLTKPAP; encoded by the coding sequence ATGAGCAACGAGACCCTGAATCTCCGCCCCATCCAGCCCCAGGACGACGCGGCGGTGGCCGCCCTCATCCGCACGGTGATGCCGGAGTTTGGCGCCGACGGACCGGGCTTCGCGATTCACGACGCGGAGGTGGCCGCGATGAGCGCCGCGTACGCCTCTCCCCGTCACGCGTACTTCGTGGTGGAGCGCGCGGGCCGCGTCGTGGGGGGAGGCGGCATCGCACCGCTGCAAGGGGGTGACCCGGGCGTGTGCGAGCTGCGCAAGATGTACTTCCTCCCCGAGGCCCGAGGCCAGGGAGCGGGCGAACGCCTGCTGCGCCAGTGCCTCGCCTTCGCGCGCGAGGCGGGCTTCCAGCGCTGCTACCTGGAGACGCTCTCCGCGATGAAGCAGGCGCAGAAGCTCTACCAGCGGCTGGGCTTCGAGCGGCTCTCCGCGCCCCTGGGCAACACGGGGCACTTCGGCTGCAATCACTTCTACGCACTCGACCTGACGAAGCCCGCCCCCTGA
- a CDS encoding endonuclease III, with amino-acid sequence MAAAGTLSSHDDQRPFDIDDVLARVREAVRDVPDAAMFALAEQGHDSLFEQLVACVLSIRTLDEVSLPASLALLRRASTPDALARMSPSDIDALIQPVTFHEAKAHQLHAIAVRTRDELGGELPCDAQVLQSFKGVGPKCAHLALGIACGHEVISVDIHVHRVTNRWGYVKTRTPEATLEALEARLPRRYWVEINRLLVPFGKHVCTGSRPRCSTCPVLKQCRQVGVTNPR; translated from the coding sequence ATGGCGGCCGCCGGAACCCTCTCGAGCCACGACGACCAGCGCCCCTTCGACATCGACGACGTGCTCGCACGGGTGCGCGAGGCGGTGCGCGACGTCCCGGACGCGGCGATGTTCGCGCTCGCGGAGCAGGGACACGACAGCCTCTTCGAGCAGCTCGTGGCCTGCGTGCTCTCCATCCGCACGCTCGACGAGGTGAGCCTGCCCGCGTCGCTCGCGCTGCTGCGTCGCGCCTCCACTCCCGACGCGCTTGCCCGCATGAGCCCCAGCGACATCGACGCCCTCATCCAGCCCGTGACGTTCCACGAGGCCAAGGCACACCAGCTCCACGCCATTGCCGTGAGGACCCGCGATGAGCTCGGCGGCGAGCTGCCCTGCGATGCCCAGGTGCTCCAGTCCTTCAAGGGCGTGGGCCCCAAGTGCGCGCACCTGGCGCTGGGCATCGCGTGTGGACACGAGGTCATCAGCGTGGACATCCACGTGCATCGCGTCACCAACCGCTGGGGCTACGTGAAGACGCGCACGCCCGAGGCCACGCTGGAGGCCCTGGAGGCCCGACTGCCGCGCCGGTACTGGGTGGAAATCAATCGCCTGCTTGTGCCGTTCGGAAAACACGTCTGCACCGGCTCGCGGCCTCGGTGCTCCACCTGTCCAGTGCTGAAGCAATGTCGGCAGGTCGGCGTGACGAACCCGCGTTGA
- a CDS encoding acyl-CoA dehydrogenase produces MVEETRPTAKELLSLPRLAPLVPMLYVAWTDGELTPAEIRMLGTAARAQPWLDLRSTTVLARWLDPLMPPAPHELALVRDHIRSAARRLALSPQESLAELGAKLAEVASEAQVLHPSLPELVSALATVEAALGVSGREAVRALVPSAAHEPRRIGPSEPTSFAPEALRAVLDRTYPEVRSKVREWLEAPAFRYPTAPQDTSRQREQVFDWMKQLADQGLGRIAFPEGNETGADLGAFIAAFETLAFFDLSLVVKVGVHFGLFGASILFLGTERHHREYLPKVASLELPGCFAMSELGHGSNVRDVQTVARYDAEAGNFVVHTPSDSARKEWIGNAAKHGRIATVFAQLEVGGKALGVHALLVPLRDEQGRTLPGVRIEDCGRKMGLNGVDNGRLWFDHVRVPRENLLDRFGQVSAQGEYTSSIPSDGRRFFTMLGTLVAGRVSVACASLSAAKSGLTIAVRYADTRRQFGPPGAPEVRLLDHQTHQLRLLKPLAKTYALDFALEYLVERYVKRTEEDAMEVEALAAGLKAYASWSATAVLQEAREACGGQGYLEANRLPALKADTDIFSTFEGDNTVLLQLVAKSLLTDYRQRFEDDRVYAVLKLIADKAAAMADRNPFAARRTDSEHLRDGDFQLRLLRYREEDLLASVAKRLRKRMAAGVEAFTAFNQVQAHLVALSEAHVERVVLEQFLLGVEKVQDADLKTVLGRLCDLYGLSCLESGSGWFQEHGLVEASKALAIRKEVVKLCTELRPDAVALVDAFGIPDTCLAAPIGLGHLSP; encoded by the coding sequence ATGGTGGAAGAGACCCGTCCAACCGCGAAGGAGCTGCTGTCGCTGCCGCGGCTCGCACCCCTGGTGCCCATGCTGTACGTGGCCTGGACGGACGGGGAGCTGACGCCCGCGGAGATTCGGATGCTGGGCACCGCGGCGCGCGCGCAGCCGTGGCTGGACCTGCGCTCCACCACCGTGCTCGCGCGCTGGCTGGACCCCTTGATGCCGCCCGCGCCGCATGAGCTGGCGCTCGTCCGCGACCACATCCGCTCCGCCGCGCGGCGCCTGGCACTCAGCCCCCAGGAGAGCCTCGCGGAACTGGGCGCGAAGCTGGCCGAGGTCGCCTCCGAAGCACAGGTGCTGCACCCGTCCCTCCCGGAGCTCGTGAGCGCGCTCGCGACGGTGGAGGCCGCGCTGGGCGTCTCCGGCCGCGAGGCGGTGCGCGCGCTCGTCCCCTCCGCCGCGCACGAGCCCCGGCGCATCGGCCCGAGCGAGCCCACCTCCTTCGCCCCCGAGGCCCTGCGCGCGGTGCTGGACCGCACGTACCCCGAGGTCCGCTCGAAGGTGCGCGAGTGGCTGGAGGCCCCCGCGTTCCGCTACCCCACCGCCCCGCAGGACACGAGCAGGCAGCGCGAGCAGGTGTTCGACTGGATGAAGCAGCTCGCGGACCAGGGCCTGGGCCGCATCGCCTTCCCGGAAGGCAACGAGACGGGCGCGGACCTGGGTGCCTTCATCGCCGCGTTCGAGACGCTGGCCTTCTTCGACTTGAGCCTCGTGGTGAAGGTGGGCGTCCACTTCGGCCTGTTCGGCGCGAGCATCCTGTTCCTCGGCACGGAGCGCCACCACCGCGAGTACCTGCCGAAGGTCGCCTCGCTGGAGCTGCCCGGGTGCTTCGCGATGAGCGAGCTGGGCCACGGCTCCAACGTGCGCGACGTGCAGACGGTGGCGCGCTACGACGCGGAGGCCGGGAACTTCGTCGTCCACACGCCGTCGGACAGCGCGCGCAAGGAGTGGATTGGCAACGCGGCGAAGCACGGCCGCATCGCGACGGTGTTCGCGCAACTGGAGGTCGGCGGCAAGGCGCTGGGCGTCCACGCGCTCCTGGTCCCCCTGCGCGATGAGCAGGGACGCACGCTGCCCGGCGTGCGCATCGAGGACTGCGGCCGGAAGATGGGCCTCAACGGCGTGGACAACGGCCGGCTGTGGTTCGACCACGTGCGGGTGCCTCGGGAGAACCTGCTGGACCGCTTCGGGCAGGTGAGCGCGCAGGGCGAGTACACCAGCTCCATCCCCAGCGACGGGCGGCGCTTCTTCACCATGCTGGGCACGCTGGTGGCGGGCCGGGTGAGCGTGGCCTGCGCGTCCCTGAGCGCGGCGAAGAGCGGGCTGACCATCGCGGTGCGCTACGCGGACACGCGCCGGCAGTTCGGTCCTCCGGGCGCGCCGGAGGTGCGGCTCCTCGACCACCAGACGCATCAGCTCCGGCTCCTCAAGCCGCTGGCGAAGACGTACGCGCTCGACTTCGCGCTCGAGTACCTGGTGGAGCGCTACGTGAAGCGCACGGAGGAGGACGCCATGGAGGTGGAGGCCCTGGCCGCGGGCCTCAAGGCGTATGCCTCCTGGAGCGCGACGGCGGTGCTCCAGGAAGCGCGCGAGGCGTGCGGAGGCCAGGGCTACCTGGAGGCGAACCGGCTGCCCGCGCTCAAGGCGGACACGGACATCTTCTCCACGTTCGAGGGCGACAACACGGTGCTGCTGCAGCTGGTCGCCAAGAGCCTGCTGACGGACTACCGACAGCGCTTCGAGGATGACCGCGTCTACGCGGTGCTGAAGCTCATCGCGGACAAGGCCGCGGCCATGGCGGACCGCAACCCGTTCGCCGCCCGCCGCACCGACAGCGAGCACCTGCGCGATGGCGACTTCCAGCTCCGGCTGCTGCGCTACCGGGAGGAGGACCTGCTGGCCTCGGTGGCGAAGCGGCTGCGCAAGCGGATGGCCGCGGGCGTGGAGGCCTTCACCGCCTTCAACCAGGTCCAGGCGCACCTGGTCGCGCTGTCCGAGGCGCACGTCGAGCGCGTCGTGCTGGAGCAGTTCCTCCTGGGCGTGGAGAAGGTCCAGGACGCGGACCTGAAGACGGTGCTGGGCCGCCTGTGCGACCTCTATGGCCTGTCCTGCCTGGAGTCCGGGAGCGGCTGGTTCCAGGAGCACGGGCTCGTGGAGGCGTCCAAGGCGCTGGCCATCCGCAAGGAGGTCGTGAAGCTCTGCACGGAGCTGCGCCCGGACGCGGTGGCGCTGGTCGACGCGTTCGGGATTCCCGACACGTGTCTCGCGGCGCCCATCGGCCTGGGCCACCTGTCGCCCTGA